Proteins co-encoded in one Pyxidicoccus xibeiensis genomic window:
- a CDS encoding lipase secretion chaperone has translation MKTRIAIVLLVAVCMGGGARGWLAAWSEDPSGSRAFPDTAALSREDLARPASGDARPRAGADTETGSSGDAAQPRGDLPSRPTSLQDTEEDGALRVDASGHLVPSADVRLLFDYYLSASGEEPPEVLRARIVSALRAKLPPAAVEEAVRLLDDYLAYREATRTLQAPPGSAPDDLGSRLEAVRRLRREHLGDTVADAFFGADELLDGVALERLRLERDTSLTPEERERRITALEERLPASMQVHREEALRPLRQQAEERELLATGATAEDLRHYRRATVGEEATARLEALDQRRSEWKRRLAAFRAKREALRLAEPDLALREAAVQRLLIDSFTPEERPRVEAADALEAERAVP, from the coding sequence ATGAAAACCCGCATTGCCATCGTGCTGCTCGTTGCTGTCTGCATGGGAGGAGGCGCGCGCGGGTGGCTCGCGGCCTGGAGTGAGGACCCCTCCGGGAGCCGAGCGTTCCCTGACACGGCAGCGCTGAGCCGGGAGGACCTGGCCCGCCCGGCGAGTGGCGATGCGCGGCCCCGGGCCGGAGCGGACACGGAGACGGGCTCCAGCGGGGACGCGGCCCAGCCCCGGGGCGACCTGCCCAGCAGGCCCACGTCCCTCCAGGACACGGAGGAGGACGGTGCGCTGCGCGTGGACGCGTCAGGCCACCTCGTGCCGTCCGCCGACGTGCGCCTGCTGTTCGACTACTACCTGTCCGCCAGCGGAGAGGAGCCTCCCGAAGTCCTCCGTGCACGCATCGTCTCGGCGCTGCGCGCGAAGCTGCCTCCTGCCGCGGTGGAGGAGGCGGTGCGGCTCCTCGACGACTACCTGGCCTATCGCGAGGCGACGCGCACGCTGCAGGCGCCTCCGGGCAGCGCACCGGACGACCTGGGCAGCCGGCTGGAGGCCGTGCGCCGCCTGCGCCGCGAGCACCTGGGCGACACGGTGGCGGACGCCTTCTTCGGCGCGGACGAGCTGCTGGACGGTGTAGCGCTGGAGCGCCTGCGGCTGGAGCGCGACACGTCGCTGACGCCGGAAGAACGGGAGCGGCGCATCACCGCGCTGGAGGAACGCCTCCCCGCGTCCATGCAGGTCCACCGTGAGGAGGCCCTGCGGCCCCTGCGCCAGCAGGCCGAGGAGCGGGAGCTGCTCGCCACCGGCGCCACGGCCGAGGACCTGCGTCACTACCGCAGGGCCACCGTGGGCGAGGAGGCCACCGCGAGGCTGGAGGCGCTGGACCAGCGGCGCTCCGAGTGGAAGCGGCGACTGGCGGCATTCCGGGCAAAGCGGGAGGCCCTGCGTCTCGCGGAGCCGGACCTGGCCCTGCGCGAGGCCGCGGTGCAGCGGCTGCTCATCGACTCCTTCACGCCCGAGGAGCGCCCCCGCGTGGAGGCCGCCGATGCGCTCGAGGCGGAGCGGGCGGTGCCGTAG
- a CDS encoding esterase/lipase family protein, producing the protein MSSFRSLCLAAVALCLVALPSSAADTYAKTRYPIVLAHGMAGFDSLFGVLDYFHGVQSTLASGGARVYVTRVPAFNATEARGEALLAQVEDIVARTGCGKVNLIGHSHGGLDVRYVAAVRPDLVASVTTVGSPHKGAALADHLRANLTAGGLGEGVLSFFANHLGTVLGLLSGRTRPQDAVKGLDALTGAGLARYNARFPAGVPATACGQGAATGMAGQRYYSWSGTGVVTNLLDVSDGALGLSSFFYREANDGLVGRCSSHFGTVLRDDYAMNHADEVNQVLGLTALFQTDPKSVYRAHANRLKNAGL; encoded by the coding sequence ATGTCGTCGTTCCGTTCGCTGTGCCTTGCCGCCGTGGCGCTGTGCCTGGTGGCCCTGCCCTCTTCCGCCGCGGACACGTACGCGAAGACGCGCTACCCCATCGTGCTCGCACACGGGATGGCGGGCTTCGACTCGCTGTTCGGCGTGCTGGACTACTTCCATGGCGTGCAGTCCACGCTGGCCTCGGGCGGCGCGCGCGTCTACGTGACGCGCGTGCCCGCCTTCAACGCCACGGAGGCCCGCGGCGAGGCGCTGCTGGCGCAGGTGGAGGACATCGTCGCGCGCACCGGCTGCGGGAAGGTGAACCTCATCGGCCACAGCCACGGCGGCCTGGACGTGCGCTACGTGGCGGCGGTGCGGCCGGACCTGGTGGCGTCGGTGACGACGGTGGGCTCGCCACACAAGGGCGCGGCCCTGGCCGACCACCTGCGCGCCAACCTGACGGCCGGGGGGCTCGGCGAGGGCGTGCTGTCCTTCTTCGCCAACCACCTGGGCACGGTGCTGGGCTTGCTGTCCGGCAGGACGCGGCCGCAGGACGCCGTGAAGGGCCTGGACGCGCTCACCGGAGCGGGGCTGGCCCGGTACAACGCGCGCTTCCCCGCGGGCGTGCCCGCCACCGCGTGCGGCCAGGGCGCGGCCACCGGGATGGCGGGCCAGCGGTACTACTCGTGGTCGGGAACGGGCGTCGTCACCAACCTGCTGGACGTGTCCGACGGCGCGCTGGGCCTGTCGTCCTTCTTCTACCGCGAGGCCAATGACGGCCTCGTGGGCCGGTGCAGCTCGCACTTCGGCACCGTGCTGCGCGACGACTACGCGATGAACCATGCGGACGAGGTGAACCAGGTGCTCGGCCTCACCGCCCTGTTCCAGACGGACCCGAAGTCCGTGTACCGCGCGCACGCGAACCGGCTGAAGAACGCGGGCCTGTGA